In Immundisolibacter sp., the following proteins share a genomic window:
- the proB gene encoding glutamate 5-kinase has protein sequence MSRATYAGAGRWVIKIGSALLTAGGAGLDTAAIEAWVAQLVWLRAQGRQVVVVSSGAVAEGMRRLGWERRPEAIHDLQAAAAVGQMGLVQAWESCFQTHGVHTAQVLLTHDDLADRRRYLNARSTLRTLLDLGVVPIVNENDTVAFDELRFGDNDTLGGLVANLVEAKLLVLLTDRDAMYDADPAQNPAAQRLATAHTADPALDAMAGPSGGQLGRGGMQTKLRAARLAARSGAATWIVGGAITNVLTELAKGADIGTLLLPEQEPLQARKLWLAGNLRVRGRLHIDAGAEQVLRQAGRSLLAVGVTAVEGDFRRGDLVACVTADGREVARGLCNYGAEEARQIKGLPSSRFAEVLGYVDEPELVHRDNLVLT, from the coding sequence ATGAGCCGGGCCACCTATGCCGGCGCCGGGCGCTGGGTCATCAAGATCGGCAGCGCGCTGCTGACCGCCGGCGGCGCCGGCCTGGATACGGCCGCCATCGAGGCCTGGGTGGCGCAGCTGGTATGGCTGCGCGCACAGGGCCGCCAGGTGGTGGTGGTGTCCTCGGGCGCGGTGGCCGAAGGCATGCGCCGCCTCGGCTGGGAGCGCCGCCCGGAAGCCATCCACGACCTGCAGGCCGCCGCCGCGGTCGGCCAGATGGGCCTGGTGCAGGCCTGGGAGAGCTGCTTCCAGACCCACGGCGTGCACACCGCGCAGGTGCTGCTGACGCACGACGACCTGGCCGACCGCAGGCGCTACCTGAACGCGCGCAGCACGCTGCGCACGCTGCTGGACCTGGGCGTGGTGCCGATCGTCAACGAGAACGACACGGTCGCCTTCGACGAGCTGCGCTTCGGCGACAACGACACCCTGGGCGGCCTGGTGGCGAATCTGGTGGAAGCCAAGCTGCTGGTGCTGCTGACCGACCGCGACGCCATGTACGACGCCGATCCGGCACAGAATCCGGCCGCGCAGCGCCTGGCGACTGCGCACACCGCCGACCCGGCGCTCGACGCGATGGCCGGTCCCAGCGGCGGCCAGCTCGGCCGCGGCGGCATGCAGACCAAGCTGCGCGCGGCGCGTCTGGCGGCGCGGTCCGGCGCGGCCACGTGGATCGTCGGCGGCGCCATCACGAACGTGCTCACCGAACTGGCCAAGGGCGCCGACATCGGCACCCTGCTGCTGCCCGAACAGGAGCCGCTGCAGGCGCGCAAGCTGTGGCTGGCGGGGAATCTTCGCGTGCGCGGGCGCCTGCACATCGACGCCGGCGCCGAACAGGTGCTGCGCCAGGCCGGGCGCAGCCTGCTGGCGGTCGGCGTGACGGCAGTGGAAGGCGATTTTCGCCGTGGCGACCTGGTCGCCTGCGTGACCGCGGACGGCCGCGAGGTGGCCCGCGGCCTGTGCAATTACGGCGCCGAGGAAGCCCGCCAGATCAAGGGGCTACCGAGCAGCCGCTTCGCCGAGGTGCTCGGCTACGTCGACGAGCCGGAGCTGGTGCACCGCGACAATCTGGTGCTGACGTGA
- a CDS encoding nucleotide sugar dehydrogenase, whose product MTDAPTLAQARVGVLGLGYVGLPLAVALATRLPTLGFDIDRQRIAALNAAHDATGEVSAAQLAASALRLSCESADLADCNTYVVTVPTPVDTHKRPDFGPLLAASRTVGQVLKAGDVVVYESTVYPGATEEICAPVLERESGLTLNRDFFVGYSPERINPGDREHRLETVTKITSGSTPAAARYVDALYATVTKTHRASSIRVAEAAKVIENTQRDVNIALVNELALIFNRLGIDTTEVLEAAGTKWNFLPFRPGLVGGHCIGVDPYYLTHKAQEIGYHPEVILAGRRINDGMGRYVAERVARLLIRRRLPVAGARALVLGITFKENCPDVRNTRVVDVVRELEDLGMAVDVHDPCADAAVCEEEYGIHLCAEPASGAYSAIVLAVAHRQFADLDAGRLGAFKAPQAVVYDIKSVLPRDQVDERL is encoded by the coding sequence GTGACGGACGCGCCGACACTGGCACAGGCACGTGTCGGTGTGCTTGGACTCGGTTATGTCGGCCTGCCGCTGGCGGTGGCGCTGGCCACCCGCTTGCCCACTCTTGGCTTCGACATCGACCGCCAGCGCATCGCGGCCCTGAACGCCGCGCATGACGCGACCGGCGAGGTGAGCGCCGCGCAGCTTGCGGCGAGCGCCTTGCGTTTGTCCTGTGAGTCCGCTGATCTGGCCGACTGCAACACCTATGTCGTCACCGTGCCAACGCCGGTGGATACCCACAAGCGACCGGATTTCGGGCCCCTGCTGGCGGCCAGCCGCACCGTGGGGCAGGTTCTGAAAGCCGGCGATGTGGTCGTTTACGAATCCACGGTGTATCCGGGTGCGACCGAGGAAATCTGCGCGCCGGTCCTGGAGCGCGAATCCGGCCTGACGCTGAACCGCGATTTTTTCGTCGGCTACAGCCCCGAGCGCATCAACCCCGGTGACCGCGAGCACCGCCTGGAGACGGTGACCAAGATCACCTCCGGTTCCACGCCGGCGGCGGCCCGTTATGTGGACGCGCTGTACGCCACCGTCACCAAAACCCACCGCGCCAGTAGCATCCGCGTCGCGGAAGCGGCCAAGGTGATCGAGAACACCCAGCGCGATGTGAACATCGCCCTGGTCAACGAGCTGGCGCTGATCTTCAACCGGCTCGGCATCGACACGACGGAAGTGCTGGAAGCCGCCGGCACCAAGTGGAACTTTCTGCCGTTTCGGCCGGGCCTGGTCGGCGGTCACTGCATCGGCGTCGATCCCTATTACCTCACGCACAAGGCGCAGGAAATCGGCTACCACCCGGAAGTGATCCTGGCCGGCCGGCGCATCAACGACGGCATGGGCCGCTACGTGGCCGAGCGCGTGGCGCGCCTGCTGATCCGCCGCCGGCTGCCGGTGGCCGGTGCGCGGGCGCTGGTGTTGGGCATTACCTTCAAGGAAAACTGCCCGGATGTGCGCAACACCCGCGTCGTGGATGTGGTGCGCGAACTGGAAGACCTGGGCATGGCGGTGGACGTGCACGATCCGTGCGCCGATGCGGCCGTCTGCGAGGAGGAATACGGCATCCACCTGTGCGCCGAGCCGGCGTCGGGTGCCTACAGCGCCATCGTCCTGGCGGTCGCGCACCGCCAGTTTGCCGATCTGGACGCCGGGCGGCTCGGTGCCTTCAAGGCCCCGCAGGCGGTGGTCTACGACATCAAGTCGGTGCTGCCGCGCGACCAGGTGGACGAGCGCCTGTGA
- a CDS encoding polyprenyl synthetase family protein, with the protein MTANPLAALLAPAAADMAAVNALIEQRLHSTVPTIDQLSGYIIHSGGKRLRPVMAVLSARACGYSGDQHCLLAAIVEFIHTATLLHDDVVDESELRRGRATANSRFGNGLSVLVGDFLYSRSFQMMVELGSKEVMDVLATATNQISEGEVLQYLNRRNVDATPEQCLAIARSKTATLFEAAARCGALLAGQDRAGQDALGDYGLHFGLAYQLVDDLLDYRGDAARIGKNLGDDLAEGSPTLPLAYALQAADPQQARVLRSALGEDGEPDFAAVLAVIESTGAIAYTAGLAQTHAERAQAALSGLPDSPARAALQGLARFAVSRDF; encoded by the coding sequence ATGACTGCCAATCCCCTGGCCGCGTTGCTGGCGCCGGCCGCCGCCGACATGGCGGCCGTGAATGCGCTCATCGAGCAGCGCCTGCACTCGACCGTGCCGACCATCGACCAGCTGTCGGGCTACATCATCCACAGCGGCGGCAAGCGCCTGCGGCCGGTGATGGCGGTGCTGTCGGCCCGCGCCTGCGGCTATTCGGGCGACCAGCATTGCCTGTTGGCGGCTATCGTCGAATTCATCCACACCGCAACCCTGCTGCACGACGACGTGGTGGACGAGTCCGAACTGCGGCGGGGAAGGGCGACCGCCAACAGCCGCTTTGGCAACGGTCTGAGCGTGCTGGTGGGCGATTTCCTGTACTCGCGTTCGTTCCAGATGATGGTGGAGCTGGGGTCCAAGGAGGTCATGGACGTTCTGGCGACGGCCACCAACCAGATTTCCGAGGGCGAGGTGTTGCAGTACCTCAATCGCCGTAACGTCGACGCCACGCCCGAGCAGTGCCTGGCCATCGCCCGCAGCAAGACGGCGACGCTGTTCGAGGCGGCCGCCCGCTGCGGGGCCCTGCTGGCCGGGCAGGACCGCGCCGGCCAGGATGCGCTGGGCGATTACGGCCTGCATTTCGGTCTGGCCTACCAGCTGGTCGATGACCTGCTCGACTACCGGGGCGACGCGGCGCGTATCGGCAAGAATCTGGGCGACGACCTGGCCGAGGGCAGCCCGACGCTGCCCTTGGCCTATGCCCTGCAGGCGGCCGATCCGCAGCAGGCGCGCGTGCTGCGCTCGGCGCTGGGTGAGGACGGCGAGCCGGACTTCGCGGCGGTGCTGGCCGTGATTGAATCGACCGGGGCCATCGCGTACACTGCCGGCCTCGCGCAGACCCATGCCGAGCGCGCCCAGGCGGCCCTTTCCGGGCTGCCGGACTCGCCGGCACGGGCGGCCCTGCAGGGGCTGGCCCGGTTTGCAGTTTCCCGGGATTTCTGA
- the ribF gene encoding bifunctional riboflavin kinase/FAD synthetase, translating to MELIRGLHNLRPQHRGCVASIGNFDGVHLGHQAIVARLQEHAAATGLPARVVLFEPQPLEFFRPDQVEPRLMRLREKLAALEALGVDGVLCLHFDAQLAAMPREQFVERLLIQGLGVRQLVVGPDFRFGHRRLGDVEYLKTVGSSAGFGVEAMPPLLLDGERVSSTAVRRHLSGGDLAGAARLLGRPYTLHGRVSHGDARGRSIGFPTLNLPLRRKAVSLRGVFAVRVTGLAERPLPAVANLGVRPTVGGTYPLLEVHVLDFSGQVYGRQVQVEFVQQLRDERRFDGLTALRAQIDLDVRAARALFAKP from the coding sequence GTGGAACTGATCCGCGGCCTGCACAACCTGCGCCCGCAGCATCGCGGCTGCGTGGCCAGCATCGGCAACTTCGACGGCGTGCATCTGGGCCACCAGGCCATCGTCGCGCGCCTGCAGGAACACGCCGCAGCCACCGGCTTGCCGGCGCGGGTGGTGCTGTTCGAGCCGCAGCCGCTGGAGTTCTTTCGGCCCGACCAGGTCGAGCCGCGCCTGATGCGCCTGCGCGAGAAGCTGGCCGCCTTGGAGGCGCTCGGCGTGGACGGCGTCCTGTGCCTGCATTTCGATGCGCAGCTGGCGGCCATGCCGCGCGAGCAGTTCGTCGAGCGGCTGCTGATCCAGGGCCTGGGCGTGCGTCAGCTGGTGGTGGGTCCGGATTTTCGCTTCGGGCACAGGCGCCTGGGCGATGTGGAATATCTGAAGACCGTCGGCAGCTCGGCAGGCTTTGGGGTGGAAGCCATGCCGCCGCTGCTGCTGGATGGCGAGCGGGTCAGCAGCACCGCGGTACGCCGGCATCTGAGCGGCGGCGATCTTGCCGGCGCGGCGCGCCTGCTCGGGCGGCCCTACACCCTGCACGGCCGGGTCAGCCACGGTGACGCACGCGGACGCAGCATCGGCTTCCCCACGCTGAACCTGCCGCTGCGCCGCAAGGCGGTCAGCCTGCGCGGCGTGTTTGCCGTGCGCGTGACGGGCCTTGCCGAGCGGCCGCTGCCGGCGGTGGCCAACCTTGGCGTGCGCCCGACCGTGGGCGGCACTTACCCGCTGCTGGAAGTGCACGTGCTGGACTTCAGCGGCCAGGTCTACGGCCGCCAGGTGCAGGTCGAGTTCGTGCAGCAATTGCGGGACGAGCGCCGCTTCGACGGCCTCACGGCGCTGCGCGCGCAGATCGATCTTGATGTGCGCGCCGCCCGCGCCCTGTTTGCGAAACCCTGA
- the cgtA gene encoding Obg family GTPase CgtA, with amino-acid sequence MRFVDEATITVAGGKGGNGCMAFRREKYIPFGGPDGGDGGDGGSVYLVADEGLSTLSDFRYQREFRAESGHAGAGSCRTGRAGADREITVPLGTEVRDADTGELIGDLTHHGQRLKVAAGGFHGLGNARYKSSINRAPRQTSPGKPGELRRLALELRLLADVGLLGAPNAGKSTLLAAVSQARPKIADYPFTTLNPELGVVEVDRFRRFVMADIPGLIEGSAAGAGLGTQFLRHLGRTRLLLHVLDLAPADPASIPAEEARKIVAELEAFSPELAALPRWLVLNKADLLLPDEAAARGAQIAGELGWTGPLFVVSAATGSGCQALCEAIMRHLEQQALQARE; translated from the coding sequence ATGCGATTCGTCGATGAAGCCACCATCACCGTTGCCGGCGGCAAGGGCGGCAACGGCTGCATGGCGTTCCGGCGCGAGAAGTACATCCCCTTCGGCGGCCCGGACGGCGGCGACGGCGGCGACGGCGGCAGCGTCTATCTGGTGGCCGACGAAGGCCTGAGCACGCTCAGCGACTTTCGCTACCAGCGCGAGTTCCGCGCCGAAAGCGGCCACGCCGGTGCCGGCAGCTGCCGCACCGGACGGGCCGGCGCCGACCGCGAGATCACGGTGCCGCTGGGCACCGAGGTGCGCGACGCCGACACCGGCGAGCTCATCGGTGACCTGACGCACCACGGCCAGCGCCTGAAGGTCGCCGCCGGCGGCTTTCACGGCCTCGGCAACGCCCGCTACAAGAGCAGCATCAACCGCGCCCCGCGCCAGACCAGTCCCGGCAAGCCCGGCGAGCTGCGCCGTCTGGCGCTGGAATTGCGCCTGCTGGCCGACGTCGGCCTGCTGGGCGCGCCCAATGCCGGCAAATCGACGCTGTTGGCAGCGGTGTCGCAGGCGCGGCCCAAGATTGCCGACTACCCGTTCACGACGCTCAATCCGGAACTGGGCGTGGTCGAGGTCGACCGCTTTCGCCGCTTCGTGATGGCCGACATCCCGGGCCTGATCGAGGGCTCGGCCGCCGGCGCCGGCCTTGGCACACAGTTCCTGCGCCACCTCGGCCGCACCCGCCTGCTGCTGCACGTGCTCGACCTGGCGCCGGCCGATCCGGCCAGCATCCCGGCGGAGGAAGCGCGCAAGATCGTGGCGGAACTGGAAGCCTTCAGTCCGGAGCTGGCCGCCCTGCCGCGCTGGCTGGTGCTGAACAAGGCCGATCTGCTGCTGCCGGACGAAGCCGCCGCGCGCGGCGCCCAGATCGCCGGCGAACTGGGCTGGACCGGCCCGCTGTTCGTCGTCTCGGCGGCCACCGGCAGCGGCTGCCAGGCGCTGTGCGAGGCCATCATGCGGCACCTCGAACAGCAGGCATTGCAGGCCAGGGAATGA
- a CDS encoding DUF2203 domain-containing protein, which yields MFSLAEAQALFPLVRGITQRTAEELAPVQRQLKVLPRRSPELQAAEQRYQAIVGAWVNKMRRLGLVVKGLWLVDFDTGDGYLCWKYPELKLGHYHGYDEGFAGRRPLDEVLETQDPDWARY from the coding sequence GTGTTCAGCCTCGCCGAGGCGCAGGCGCTGTTCCCGCTGGTGCGCGGCATCACCCAGCGCACGGCCGAGGAACTGGCGCCGGTGCAGCGGCAACTGAAGGTGCTGCCGCGTCGCAGCCCGGAGCTGCAGGCTGCCGAGCAGCGCTACCAGGCCATCGTCGGTGCCTGGGTCAACAAGATGCGCCGCCTGGGCCTGGTGGTGAAGGGCCTGTGGCTGGTCGATTTCGACACCGGCGACGGCTATTTGTGCTGGAAGTATCCGGAGCTGAAGCTCGGCCACTACCACGGCTACGACGAGGGCTTCGCCGGCCGCCGGCCGCTGGACGAGGTGCTCGAAACGCAGGACCCCGACTGGGCGCGCTACTGA
- the rpmA gene encoding 50S ribosomal protein L27, protein MAHKKAAGSSRNGRDSVSKRLGVKRFGGEHVLAGNILVRQRGTEFHPGDNVGLGRDHTLFALVEGHVRFRVGGEKSRRFVSVEPLA, encoded by the coding sequence ATGGCCCATAAAAAAGCCGCCGGCAGTTCCCGCAACGGCCGCGATTCCGTCTCCAAGCGTCTTGGCGTCAAGCGCTTCGGCGGCGAGCACGTGCTGGCCGGCAACATCCTGGTGCGCCAGCGCGGCACCGAGTTCCATCCCGGCGACAACGTCGGGCTGGGCCGCGACCACACCCTGTTCGCCCTGGTCGAGGGGCACGTGCGCTTTCGCGTCGGCGGCGAGAAAAGCCGCCGCTTCGTCAGCGTCGAGCCGCTGGCCTGA
- the rpsT gene encoding 30S ribosomal protein S20: MANSPQAIKRARQNDDHRAHNASRRSMLRTAVKRVLAAIRAGDADTAGSSYRAAVPLLDRMAARGLIHKNTAARHKSRLNKRIHALRQAA, from the coding sequence TTGGCCAACAGCCCGCAAGCCATCAAACGCGCCCGTCAGAACGACGACCACCGCGCCCACAACGCCAGCCGCCGTTCGATGCTGCGCACCGCCGTCAAGCGCGTGCTGGCGGCGATCCGCGCCGGCGACGCCGACACCGCCGGCAGCAGCTACCGCGCCGCCGTGCCGTTGCTGGACCGCATGGCCGCCCGCGGCCTGATCCACAAGAACACGGCCGCCCGCCACAAGAGCCGCCTGAACAAGCGCATCCACGCGCTGCGTCAGGCCGCCTGA
- the murJ gene encoding murein biosynthesis integral membrane protein MurJ produces MLRSAASVGVATTTSRVLGYVRDTVIATTFGAGPAADAFFVAFRIPNFLRRLFAEGAFSQAFVPVLSEYRATRQPAEVRDLVAHTLGTLGLVLLGVALLAVLAAPLLVWLLAPGFGDDPQRSALTTTLLQITFWYLPLVSLAAAVGGVLNTFGRYFTPALTPLFLNLAMIGAAVWLAPRLDVPVLALAIGVVIGGLLQLLWQLPTLAATGNLARPRVSFSHPGVRRILRLMGPGVFGSSVAQVNLMFDTVVASFLVTGSVSWLYYADRLMEFPLGVLAIAFATVILPRLSRQHASGEGDAFSRTLDWGLRWVLLVGAPAAAALFVLAGPLLGTLFGYRAFDVHSVHMARQALWAFAPGLLAFMAIKVLAPGYYARQDTRSPVRIGVIAMLVNMALTLVLVWPLRHAGLAAATSLAAYLNAILLLRGLLRGGAYRPRPGWGLFATRVALATAAMTALLWLGAGPLDAWLALGPGGRVARLGVWVAAGGACYGAALLALRLPLAQLRHP; encoded by the coding sequence ATGCTGCGTTCGGCCGCCTCGGTGGGCGTCGCCACTACTACCTCGCGCGTGCTCGGCTATGTCCGTGACACCGTCATCGCCACCACCTTTGGCGCCGGGCCGGCGGCGGATGCATTCTTCGTGGCCTTTCGCATTCCGAATTTCCTGCGCCGGCTGTTCGCCGAGGGCGCCTTCTCGCAGGCCTTCGTGCCGGTGCTGTCCGAGTACCGGGCCACGCGCCAGCCGGCCGAGGTGCGCGATCTGGTCGCCCACACGCTGGGCACGCTGGGTCTGGTGCTGCTGGGTGTGGCGCTGCTGGCGGTGCTGGCCGCGCCACTTCTGGTATGGCTGCTGGCGCCGGGATTCGGTGACGACCCGCAGCGCAGCGCACTGACGACCACGCTGCTGCAGATCACGTTCTGGTACTTGCCGCTGGTGTCGCTGGCGGCGGCGGTCGGCGGCGTGCTCAACACCTTCGGGCGCTACTTCACGCCCGCCCTGACGCCGCTGTTCCTGAACCTGGCCATGATCGGCGCGGCGGTCTGGCTGGCGCCGCGCCTGGACGTGCCGGTGCTGGCGCTGGCCATCGGCGTGGTGATCGGGGGGCTACTGCAATTGCTGTGGCAGTTACCGACACTGGCTGCCACTGGCAATCTGGCACGACCCCGGGTCAGCTTTTCCCACCCCGGCGTGCGGCGCATCCTCAGGCTCATGGGCCCGGGCGTGTTCGGCTCCTCGGTGGCGCAGGTCAACCTGATGTTCGACACCGTGGTGGCGTCGTTCCTGGTCACCGGCAGCGTGTCCTGGCTGTATTACGCCGATCGGCTGATGGAGTTCCCGCTCGGCGTGCTGGCGATCGCCTTCGCCACCGTCATCCTGCCGCGCCTGTCGCGCCAGCATGCCAGCGGCGAAGGTGACGCCTTCTCGCGCACGCTCGACTGGGGCCTGCGCTGGGTGCTGCTGGTCGGCGCGCCGGCGGCGGCGGCGCTGTTCGTGCTGGCCGGCCCGCTGCTGGGCACGCTGTTCGGCTACCGCGCCTTCGACGTCCACTCGGTGCACATGGCCCGTCAGGCCCTGTGGGCATTCGCGCCCGGCCTGCTGGCGTTCATGGCCATCAAGGTGCTGGCGCCCGGCTACTACGCGCGCCAGGACACGCGCAGTCCGGTACGCATCGGCGTCATCGCCATGCTGGTCAACATGGCCCTCACGCTGGTGCTGGTGTGGCCACTGCGTCACGCCGGGCTGGCCGCCGCCACCAGCCTGGCGGCCTACCTCAACGCGATACTATTGTTGCGCGGCCTGCTGCGTGGCGGTGCGTACCGCCCCCGGCCCGGCTGGGGACTGTTCGCAACCCGCGTGGCGCTGGCCACGGCGGCCATGACGGCGCTGCTTTGGCTGGGCGCCGGTCCGCTCGATGCCTGGCTGGCGCTGGGCCCGGGCGGGCGGGTGGCCCGGCTGGGCGTGTGGGTCGCCGCCGGCGGTGCATGCTACGGCGCCGCGCTGCTGGCGCTGCGCCTGCCGCTGGCCCAGTTGCGCCATCCCTGA
- the rplU gene encoding 50S ribosomal protein L21, giving the protein MFAVIETGGKQYRVAQGLVLKVEKLDGAVGDTLTFDRVLMVGAGAEVKVGRPYVEGATVTAELRALGRHPKIRIIKFRRRKHHQKQMGHRQHYAEIAITSIGAP; this is encoded by the coding sequence ATGTTTGCGGTAATCGAAACCGGTGGCAAGCAGTACCGGGTGGCACAGGGTCTGGTCCTGAAGGTGGAAAAACTGGACGGCGCCGTCGGCGACACGCTCACCTTCGATCGCGTGCTGATGGTCGGCGCCGGTGCCGAGGTGAAGGTCGGCCGGCCCTACGTCGAGGGCGCCACCGTGACCGCCGAGCTGCGCGCACTGGGCCGCCACCCGAAGATTCGCATCATCAAGTTCCGGCGGCGCAAGCACCATCAGAAGCAGATGGGCCACCGCCAGCACTACGCCGAAATCGCCATCACCAGCATCGGCGCGCCCTAA
- a CDS encoding NAD-dependent epimerase codes for MRILVTGTAGFIGAAVAHRLLDQGHQVVGLDEVNDYYDVNLKLARLARLTPRAGFTEARISLQDRPAMERLFGDVRPQRVIHLAAQAGVRYSLSHPHAYVDSNLVGFMNILEGCRHHGVEHLVYASSSSVYGANTRLPFSEHDIADHPLSLYAATKRSNELMAHCYAHLYGLPVSGLRFFTVYGPWGRPDMALFLFTRAILAGEPIEVFNQGHHRRDFTYIDDIVEGVLRVTARVAAPNPGWDGENPDPATSRAPFRVYNIGNNRPVELLRYIEVIEECLGRKAVKNLLPMQPGDVPETSANIDDLGADVGYRPATPVEIGVRNFVAWYRDYYKV; via the coding sequence ATGCGCATCCTGGTCACCGGCACGGCCGGCTTCATCGGCGCGGCCGTGGCCCATCGCCTGCTCGATCAGGGCCATCAGGTCGTCGGCCTGGACGAGGTCAACGATTACTACGACGTGAACCTGAAGCTGGCCCGCCTGGCCCGCCTGACGCCGCGGGCCGGCTTCACGGAAGCGCGCATCAGCCTGCAGGACCGCCCGGCCATGGAGCGGCTGTTTGGCGATGTGCGTCCGCAGCGGGTGATCCACCTGGCCGCGCAGGCCGGCGTGCGCTACTCGCTGAGCCACCCGCATGCCTATGTCGACTCGAACCTGGTCGGCTTCATGAACATCCTGGAAGGCTGCCGGCACCACGGCGTCGAGCATCTGGTGTACGCATCCAGCAGTTCGGTCTATGGCGCCAACACCCGCCTGCCGTTTTCCGAGCATGACATCGCGGATCATCCGCTGAGCCTGTACGCTGCCACCAAGCGCTCGAACGAGCTGATGGCGCACTGCTACGCGCACCTGTACGGCCTGCCGGTGAGCGGGCTGCGCTTCTTTACCGTCTATGGCCCGTGGGGCCGGCCGGACATGGCGCTGTTCCTGTTCACGCGCGCCATTCTGGCCGGCGAGCCGATCGAGGTCTTCAACCAGGGCCACCACCGGCGCGATTTCACGTACATCGACGACATCGTCGAGGGCGTGCTGCGCGTCACTGCCCGCGTGGCGGCGCCCAATCCCGGCTGGGATGGCGAGAATCCCGATCCGGCCACCAGCCGGGCGCCGTTTCGCGTCTACAACATCGGCAACAACCGTCCGGTCGAGCTGCTGCGTTACATCGAGGTCATCGAGGAGTGCTTGGGCAGGAAGGCCGTCAAGAACCTGCTGCCGATGCAGCCGGGGGACGTGCCGGAAACCAGCGCCAACATCGACGATCTGGGTGCGGATGTCGGTTATCGACCAGCGACACCGGTCGAAATCGGCGTGCGCAATTTCGTCGCCTGGTACCGGGATTACTACAAGGTCTGA